A DNA window from Streptomyces parvus contains the following coding sequences:
- a CDS encoding WYL domain-containing protein has protein sequence MRADRLVSLVLLLRQRGRMTADTLARELEVSTRTVLRDIEALSSAGVPVYAERGRYGGFAPLPGFRTELTGLNHDEALALLAAGSGRGEQVFGLGAALASAMRKVVDALPESHQAAAGDAAQRFLVDPETDLLSRRTVTDEVPDATMTAVRRAVLTGHKLRIHYAAAGRAPQWRTVDPIGLVTVRDRGYLLATRSGEDRTYRLSRVLAAEELPDAAERPDRVDLDRIWRERSARFLSDDHITALVRVSPMRREELLGTVRAVRAEGLEADSWSRLEVTFQDARHAEWAVWHLGTDAEVLSPQSLRTALRDRAATIVARYADAP, from the coding sequence ATGCGCGCCGACCGACTGGTCTCGCTGGTCCTGCTGTTGCGCCAGCGCGGCCGGATGACCGCTGACACCCTGGCCCGCGAGCTGGAGGTGTCCACCCGCACGGTGCTGCGTGACATCGAGGCGCTGTCCTCGGCCGGCGTCCCCGTCTACGCCGAACGCGGCCGGTACGGCGGGTTCGCGCCGCTGCCCGGCTTCCGGACCGAGCTCACCGGGCTGAACCACGACGAGGCCCTCGCCCTGCTGGCCGCCGGATCGGGGCGCGGGGAGCAGGTGTTCGGCCTCGGGGCGGCGCTCGCCTCAGCCATGCGGAAGGTGGTCGACGCGCTGCCCGAGAGTCATCAGGCCGCCGCGGGCGACGCGGCCCAGCGGTTCCTCGTCGACCCGGAGACCGATCTGCTCTCACGCCGCACGGTCACCGACGAGGTGCCCGACGCCACCATGACGGCGGTCCGCCGTGCCGTGCTCACCGGCCACAAGCTGCGTATCCACTACGCGGCCGCGGGCCGGGCGCCGCAGTGGCGCACGGTGGACCCGATCGGCCTGGTGACCGTACGGGACCGGGGTTATCTGCTGGCCACGAGATCCGGCGAGGACCGCACCTACCGGCTGTCGCGCGTGCTCGCGGCCGAGGAACTGCCCGATGCGGCGGAGCGGCCGGACCGCGTCGACCTGGACCGGATCTGGCGGGAGCGCTCCGCGCGGTTCCTCTCCGACGACCACATCACCGCGCTGGTACGGGTGAGCCCGATGCGACGGGAGGAACTGCTGGGCACCGTCCGGGCCGTCCGCGCGGAGGGCCTCGAAGCGGACAGCTGGTCGCGCCTCGAGGTCACCTTCCAGGACGCCCGGCACGCCGAATGGGCGGTGTGGCACCTCGGTACGGACGCGGAAGTCCTGTCTCCGCAGTCCTTGCGCACCGCCCTGCGCGACCGCGCGGCCACGATCGTGGCCCGCTACGCCGACGCGCCCTGA
- a CDS encoding RidA family protein, protein MERTAVNPVTWSVDLGFNQGELVSGQSRTLYIAGQTATGGDGKPQHAGDMAAQLALSVDNLEAVLAEAGMSLANLVRLNVHTTDVDLLFQHYGALAGRLGAAGAAPASTMLGVTRLALPGLMVELEGTAVD, encoded by the coding sequence GTGGAACGAACGGCCGTCAACCCGGTGACCTGGTCGGTGGATCTGGGCTTCAACCAGGGCGAACTCGTCTCCGGGCAGTCCCGGACCCTGTACATCGCGGGGCAGACCGCGACGGGCGGCGACGGCAAGCCCCAGCACGCCGGTGACATGGCGGCCCAGTTGGCGCTGAGCGTCGACAATCTGGAGGCCGTGCTGGCCGAGGCCGGCATGTCCCTCGCGAACCTCGTCCGGCTCAACGTCCACACGACCGACGTCGATCTGCTCTTCCAGCACTACGGCGCGCTGGCAGGACGGCTGGGCGCGGCCGGGGCGGCGCCGGCCAGCACGATGCTCGGGGTGACACGGCTGGCGCTCCCCGGGCTGATGGTCGAGCTGGAGGGCACCGCCGTCGACTGA
- a CDS encoding PhzF family phenazine biosynthesis protein — protein sequence MRIRIVDAFTDRPFSGNPAGVLLLEGGAFPAAERLQEIAAELNLSETAFAHPLPPGATADWALRWFTPVAEVDMCGHATLATAHVLHTTGLATGPVRFTARCGILSATAHPDGSLTLDFPTAPLSEEPVPYGLADALGGDPVSVHGTGEHIGDLLVELRDEATVRALAPDFAALAAHSRRGVIATAAAEDPGRGYDYVSRGFFPGVGVDEDPVTGSAHTALAPFWSARLGRDDLTGLQASARPGLVRTALRGERTLLTGTAVTVIDGDLLTTL from the coding sequence ATGAGGATTCGCATCGTCGACGCGTTCACCGACCGCCCCTTCTCCGGCAACCCCGCCGGTGTGCTCCTGCTGGAGGGCGGGGCGTTCCCGGCCGCCGAACGCCTTCAGGAGATCGCCGCCGAGCTCAACCTCTCCGAGACGGCCTTCGCCCATCCGCTGCCGCCGGGCGCCACGGCCGACTGGGCGCTGCGCTGGTTCACCCCGGTCGCCGAGGTCGACATGTGCGGACACGCGACGCTCGCCACCGCCCACGTCCTGCACACCACCGGCCTGGCCACCGGCCCGGTGCGTTTCACCGCCCGCTGCGGGATCCTGAGCGCGACCGCCCACCCGGACGGCAGCCTCACCCTCGACTTCCCCACCGCCCCGCTGTCCGAGGAGCCGGTGCCGTACGGACTCGCCGACGCCCTCGGAGGCGACCCCGTCTCGGTGCACGGAACCGGCGAGCACATCGGTGACCTGCTCGTCGAGCTCCGCGACGAGGCGACCGTACGGGCGCTCGCCCCGGACTTCGCCGCCCTGGCGGCCCACTCCCGGCGCGGCGTCATCGCCACCGCCGCGGCCGAGGACCCCGGCCGGGGCTACGACTACGTCTCGCGCGGCTTCTTCCCGGGCGTCGGCGTCGACGAGGACCCGGTCACCGGTAGCGCCCACACCGCGCTGGCCCCCTTCTGGTCCGCCCGCCTCGGCCGCGACGACCTCACCGGGCTCCAGGCGTCGGCCCGCCCGGGGCTGGTCCGCACCGCGCTGCGCGGTGAGCGCACCCTGCTGACCGGCACCGCGGTCACGGTGATCGACGGCGACCTGCTCACCACGCTCTGA
- a CDS encoding CPBP family intramembrane glutamic endopeptidase: protein MADSYPQEVVSRRILRSEVVLVLALSLGASALSALISFVGSLTKPGGLKDQAATLNGSYAPGRPWLDLAWQMFGIATALVPVALVAHLLIREGAGLRAVGFDRTRPWFDLGRGTLVAAGIGSAGLAFYLVARATGFNLTVVPESLPDVWWKFPVLILSAIQNSVVEEVIVVGYLLRRLGQLGWTPMAALVTSSVLRGSYHLYQGIGGFIGNVVMGVVFVLLYRRWSRVGPLVVAHALLDIGAFVGYALLAGRVDWLPTP, encoded by the coding sequence GTGGCTGATTCTTATCCTCAAGAGGTCGTGTCACGACGGATCTTGCGGTCCGAGGTGGTGCTGGTCCTGGCGCTCTCCCTGGGGGCCAGCGCACTGTCGGCCCTCATCAGTTTTGTCGGATCCCTGACGAAACCGGGAGGATTGAAGGATCAGGCGGCGACGCTCAACGGCTCGTACGCTCCGGGCCGTCCATGGCTTGATCTGGCCTGGCAAATGTTCGGGATCGCAACGGCTCTGGTGCCGGTCGCGCTGGTCGCGCATCTGCTGATCCGGGAGGGGGCGGGCCTGCGGGCCGTCGGCTTCGACCGGACCAGGCCCTGGTTCGACCTCGGCCGGGGAACCCTCGTCGCGGCCGGCATCGGCAGTGCCGGCCTCGCCTTCTACCTCGTGGCCCGCGCCACCGGGTTCAACCTGACGGTCGTTCCCGAATCCCTGCCCGACGTCTGGTGGAAGTTCCCCGTACTGATCCTCTCGGCGATCCAGAACTCCGTGGTGGAGGAGGTCATCGTCGTCGGGTATCTGCTGCGAAGGCTCGGGCAGTTGGGCTGGACACCGATGGCCGCCCTGGTGACCAGCTCCGTCCTGCGCGGGTCGTACCACCTCTATCAGGGGATCGGAGGCTTCATCGGCAACGTGGTGATGGGCGTCGTCTTCGTGCTGCTCTACCGGCGCTGGAGCCGGGTGGGCCCGCTGGTCGTCGCGCACGCGCTCCTGGACATCGGGGCGTTCGTCGGGTACGCGCTGCTCGCGGGCCGGGTGGACTGGCTGCCGACGCCTTGA
- a CDS encoding DUF5999 family protein, with protein sequence MCQHQPPCPTADSPDREAARLTAHHPEQGWSLLCNGVLLFEDTGELLPDGQIIAPHRPLAAGRVVKAA encoded by the coding sequence ATGTGCCAGCACCAGCCACCCTGCCCCACCGCCGATTCGCCCGACCGGGAGGCCGCCCGCCTGACGGCCCACCACCCCGAACAGGGGTGGAGCCTCCTGTGCAACGGCGTCCTGCTCTTCGAGGACACCGGCGAACTGCTGCCCGACGGGCAGATCATCGCCCCGCACCGGCCGCTGGCAGCCGGCCGCGTGGTGAAGGCCGCCTGA
- the gcvP gene encoding aminomethyl-transferring glycine dehydrogenase: MTPRRTPLSQLEQGIPFEQRHIGPDAEAQAKMLAQVGYGSLDELTAAAVPDVIKSAEALNLPSARTEAEVLAELRSLADRNEVLAPMIGLGYYGTFTPPVILRNVMENPAWYTAYTPYQPEISQGRLEALLNFQTMVAELTGLPTSGASLLDEGTAAAEAMALARRVGKVKKGVFLVDADTLPQTVAVIETRAEPTGVEVVVADLSEGIPAEIAERGVFGVLLQYPGASGAVRAIESVIEQAHELGAIVTVAADLLALTLLTSPGALGADIAVGTTQRFGVPMGFGGPHAGFMAVREKFARSLPGRLVGVSVDADGNKAYRLALQTREQHIRREKATSNICTAQVLLAVMAGMYAVYHGPDGLRTIARRTHRYAVILADGLRTAGADVVHGAFFDTLTVRAPGKAAGIVADARERGVNLRLVDADHVSIACDETTTRAQISAVWAAFGAEGDIEALDATVADALPEALLRSDDILTHPVFHQHRSETAMLRYLRKLADRDYALDRGMIPLGSCTMKLNATAEMESITWPEFGALHPFAPAEQAQGFLTLIRELEERLAEVTGYDAVSIQPNAGSQGEFAGLLAVRAYHRANGDDQRTVCLIPSSAHGTNAASAVMAGMKVVVVKTADDGEVDVADLRAKIELHRDELAVLMITYPSTHGVFEEHVADICGEVHDAGGQVYVDGANLNALVGLAKPGKFGGDVSHLNLHKTFCIPHGGGGPGVGPVGVRAHLAPYLPNHPLQPAAGPETGVGPISAAPWGSAGILPISWAYVRLMGGEGLKRATQVAVLAANYIAKRLEPHFPILYSGPAGLVAHECIVDLRPISKATGVSIDDVAKRLIDYGFHSPTMSFPVAGTLMIEPTESEDLAELDRFCDTMIAIRAEIEKVASGQWSADDNPLSNAPHTAAALGGDWEHGYSREEAVFPAGVSAADKYWPPVRRIDGAFGDRNLVCSCPPLDEYDN; encoded by the coding sequence ATGACCCCCCGTCGCACTCCGCTCTCCCAGCTGGAGCAGGGCATTCCGTTCGAGCAGCGCCACATAGGGCCCGATGCCGAGGCCCAGGCGAAGATGCTCGCCCAGGTCGGCTACGGCTCGCTCGACGAGCTGACCGCCGCCGCGGTGCCCGACGTGATCAAGAGTGCGGAGGCCCTGAACCTTCCCTCGGCGCGCACCGAGGCGGAGGTGCTGGCCGAGCTGCGCTCGCTGGCCGACCGCAACGAGGTGCTGGCCCCGATGATCGGCCTCGGCTACTACGGCACCTTCACGCCGCCCGTCATCCTGCGCAACGTCATGGAGAACCCCGCGTGGTACACGGCCTACACGCCGTACCAGCCGGAGATCTCCCAGGGCCGGCTCGAAGCCCTCCTGAACTTCCAGACGATGGTCGCCGAGCTGACCGGGCTGCCCACCTCCGGCGCCTCCCTGCTCGACGAGGGCACCGCGGCCGCCGAGGCGATGGCCCTGGCCCGGCGCGTCGGCAAGGTGAAGAAGGGCGTCTTCCTGGTCGACGCCGACACCCTGCCCCAGACCGTCGCGGTCATCGAGACCCGCGCCGAGCCCACCGGCGTCGAGGTCGTCGTCGCCGACCTGAGCGAGGGCATCCCCGCCGAGATCGCCGAGCGGGGCGTCTTCGGCGTCCTGCTCCAGTACCCGGGCGCCTCCGGTGCCGTGCGCGCCATCGAGTCCGTCATCGAGCAGGCCCACGAGCTGGGCGCGATCGTCACCGTCGCCGCCGACCTGCTGGCCCTCACGCTGCTCACCTCGCCCGGCGCGCTCGGCGCCGACATCGCGGTCGGCACCACCCAGCGCTTCGGTGTCCCGATGGGCTTCGGCGGCCCGCACGCCGGCTTCATGGCGGTCCGCGAGAAGTTCGCCCGCTCCCTGCCCGGCCGCCTCGTCGGCGTCTCCGTCGACGCCGACGGCAACAAGGCCTACCGCCTGGCCCTCCAGACCCGCGAGCAGCACATCCGCCGCGAGAAGGCCACCAGCAACATCTGCACCGCTCAGGTCCTCCTCGCCGTGATGGCCGGGATGTACGCGGTCTACCACGGCCCCGACGGGCTGCGGACGATCGCCCGCCGCACCCACCGCTACGCCGTGATCCTCGCCGACGGTCTGCGCACCGCCGGGGCCGACGTCGTGCACGGCGCGTTCTTCGACACCCTGACCGTCCGGGCCCCCGGCAAGGCCGCCGGCATCGTCGCCGACGCCCGCGAGCGCGGGGTCAACCTCCGCCTCGTCGATGCCGACCACGTCTCCATCGCCTGCGACGAGACCACCACCCGTGCGCAGATCTCCGCCGTCTGGGCCGCCTTCGGCGCCGAGGGCGACATCGAGGCGCTCGACGCCACGGTCGCCGACGCGCTGCCGGAGGCGCTGCTGCGCTCCGACGACATCCTGACCCACCCGGTCTTCCACCAGCACCGCTCCGAGACCGCGATGCTGCGCTACCTGCGCAAGCTCGCCGACCGCGACTACGCGCTGGACCGCGGCATGATCCCGCTCGGCTCCTGCACCATGAAGCTGAACGCGACCGCCGAGATGGAGTCGATCACCTGGCCCGAGTTCGGCGCGCTGCACCCCTTCGCACCGGCCGAGCAGGCGCAGGGCTTCCTCACCCTCATCCGTGAGCTGGAGGAGCGCCTCGCCGAGGTCACCGGCTACGACGCGGTGTCCATCCAGCCCAACGCCGGCTCCCAGGGCGAGTTCGCGGGCCTGCTGGCCGTCCGGGCGTACCACCGGGCCAACGGCGACGACCAGCGCACCGTCTGTCTCATCCCGTCCTCCGCGCACGGTACCAACGCCGCCAGCGCCGTCATGGCGGGCATGAAGGTCGTCGTGGTGAAGACCGCCGACGACGGTGAGGTCGACGTCGCGGACCTGCGCGCCAAGATCGAGCTGCACCGCGACGAGCTGGCCGTGCTGATGATCACCTACCCGTCCACGCACGGGGTGTTCGAGGAGCACGTCGCCGACATCTGCGGCGAGGTGCACGACGCGGGCGGCCAGGTGTACGTCGACGGCGCCAACCTCAACGCGCTGGTCGGGCTGGCCAAGCCCGGCAAGTTCGGCGGCGACGTCTCGCACCTGAACCTGCACAAGACCTTCTGCATCCCGCACGGCGGCGGCGGCCCCGGCGTCGGCCCGGTCGGCGTCCGCGCCCACCTCGCCCCGTACCTCCCCAACCACCCGCTCCAGCCCGCCGCGGGCCCGGAGACCGGGGTGGGCCCGATCTCGGCCGCCCCGTGGGGCTCCGCGGGCATTCTGCCGATCTCGTGGGCGTACGTCCGTCTGATGGGCGGCGAGGGCCTCAAGCGGGCCACGCAGGTCGCCGTGCTGGCCGCGAACTACATCGCCAAGCGCCTGGAGCCGCACTTCCCGATCCTGTACAGCGGCCCGGCCGGACTGGTCGCCCACGAGTGCATCGTGGACCTGCGCCCGATCTCCAAGGCGACCGGCGTCTCCATCGACGACGTCGCCAAGCGCCTGATCGACTACGGCTTCCACTCGCCGACCATGTCGTTCCCGGTGGCCGGCACGCTGATGATCGAGCCGACGGAGAGCGAGGACCTCGCGGAGCTCGACCGGTTCTGCGACACCATGATCGCGATTCGCGCCGAGATCGAGAAGGTCGCCTCGGGACAGTGGAGCGCGGACGACAACCCGCTGTCCAACGCCCCGCACACCGCCGCCGCGCTCGGTGGTGACTGGGAGCACGGCTACAGCCGCGAGGAGGCCGTCTTCCCGGCCGGGGTGTCCGCAGCCGACAAGTACTGGCCGCCGGTGCGCCGCATCGACGGGGCCTTCGGCGACCGGAACCTGGTCTGCTCCTGCCCCCCGCTGGACGAGTACGACAACTGA
- a CDS encoding PRC-barrel domain-containing protein — MQTDIDPRRLIGRKAFDRKGSKIGTVDEVYLDDATGVPEWAAVRTGLFSRDAFVPLEPSEFVEDALRVPFDRALIKGAPDFGVGRHLSPEQELQLYRHYGLDSPPSEDTAPEDRDFGRLAGQEE; from the coding sequence GTGCAGACGGATATCGATCCGCGCCGCCTGATCGGCCGCAAGGCGTTCGATCGCAAGGGCTCCAAGATCGGAACGGTGGATGAGGTCTATCTCGACGACGCGACGGGTGTACCCGAGTGGGCGGCCGTGCGCACCGGCCTGTTCAGCAGGGACGCCTTCGTCCCGCTGGAGCCCAGCGAGTTCGTCGAGGACGCGCTGCGCGTCCCCTTCGACCGGGCGTTGATCAAGGGCGCGCCGGACTTCGGCGTCGGCCGGCACCTGTCGCCCGAGCAGGAGCTGCAGCTCTACCGGCATTACGGGCTGGACTCCCCGCCCTCGGAGGACACGGCGCCCGAGGACCGGGACTTCGGCAGGCTGGCGGGCCAGGAGGAGTAG
- a CDS encoding DNA polymerase IV has translation MRTAPTILHLDMDAFYASAEQAAKPSLRGKAVVVGGLGPRGVVATASYEARRLGVHSAMPTAQARRLAPNAAYLVPRFSLYRTVSDQVMELLGRLSPLVEPLSLDEAFVDLEAGGTAHDSASARATGEGLRVAIRAVTGLSGSVGLAGSKMLAKIASEQAKPDGLVLIEPGTERELLAPLSVRILPGVGPATGDHLRRAGMTTVHDLAEAGEAELVRLVGKAHGHGLFRMALGLDDRPVVAERDAKSVSVEDTFDVDLHDRVRVRAEVERLAVRCVERLRAADRSGRTVVLKVRRYDFSTLTRSETLRGPTDDPTVVREAAGRLLESVDTTGGVRLLGVGVTGLADYTQEDLFAQAAEARELAQRALEHHAPTAEGGAEEAVPEPEADSAEQLAARRWPAGHDVHHEEHGHGWVQGSGIGRVTVRFEEPWSAPGRVLTFRIDDPLLRPADPLPLVRETPDYSSWPASLPKSRSSGAVSSEGGESSP, from the coding sequence GTGAGAACCGCGCCCACCATCCTTCACCTGGACATGGACGCCTTCTACGCGTCGGCGGAGCAGGCGGCCAAGCCGAGTCTGCGCGGCAAGGCGGTCGTGGTGGGCGGCCTCGGCCCGCGGGGAGTGGTCGCCACCGCCTCGTACGAGGCCCGGCGGCTGGGAGTGCACTCGGCGATGCCCACCGCCCAGGCCCGGCGGCTCGCCCCCAACGCGGCTTACCTGGTGCCCCGCTTCTCGCTGTACCGGACGGTGAGCGACCAGGTGATGGAGCTGCTGGGGCGGCTGTCTCCGCTGGTGGAGCCGCTCAGCCTGGACGAGGCCTTCGTGGACCTGGAGGCCGGCGGGACGGCGCACGACTCGGCCTCGGCCCGCGCCACGGGGGAGGGGCTGCGGGTGGCCATCCGCGCCGTGACCGGCCTGAGCGGATCCGTCGGACTCGCGGGTTCCAAGATGCTCGCCAAGATCGCCTCCGAGCAGGCGAAGCCGGACGGTCTCGTCCTCATCGAGCCGGGCACCGAGCGCGAGCTGCTCGCCCCCCTGTCCGTACGCATCCTCCCGGGGGTCGGCCCGGCCACCGGCGACCATCTCCGACGTGCCGGGATGACCACCGTCCACGATCTGGCCGAGGCGGGCGAGGCGGAGCTCGTACGGCTGGTCGGCAAGGCCCACGGCCACGGGCTCTTCCGGATGGCGCTGGGCCTCGACGACCGGCCGGTGGTCGCCGAGCGGGACGCCAAGTCCGTATCGGTGGAGGACACCTTCGACGTGGACCTGCACGACCGGGTGCGGGTGCGCGCCGAGGTCGAGCGGCTGGCCGTGCGGTGCGTGGAGCGGCTGCGCGCCGCCGACCGGTCGGGCCGCACGGTGGTGCTGAAGGTGCGCCGCTACGACTTCTCCACGCTGACCCGCTCCGAGACGCTCAGAGGCCCCACGGACGACCCCACCGTGGTCCGTGAGGCGGCGGGGCGGCTGCTGGAGTCCGTCGACACCACGGGCGGCGTACGGCTCCTGGGGGTCGGCGTCACGGGGCTTGCCGACTACACCCAGGAGGACCTGTTCGCCCAGGCCGCCGAGGCCCGGGAGCTCGCGCAGCGGGCCCTGGAACACCACGCGCCGACCGCGGAGGGCGGCGCGGAGGAAGCCGTTCCGGAGCCCGAGGCGGACAGCGCCGAGCAGCTCGCCGCGCGGCGCTGGCCCGCCGGGCACGATGTGCACCACGAGGAGCACGGGCACGGCTGGGTGCAGGGCAGTGGGATCGGCCGGGTCACCGTCCGGTTCGAGGAACCGTGGAGCGCGCCCGGCCGGGTCCTCACCTTCCGGATCGACGACCCGCTGCTGCGGCCCGCCGACCCGCTGCCGCTCGTCCGCGAGACGCCCGACTACTCCTCCTGGCCCGCCAGCCTGCCGAAGTCCCGGTCCTCGGGCGCCGTGTCCTCCGAGGGCGGGGAGTCCAGCCCGTAA